A single genomic interval of Ischnura elegans chromosome 3, ioIscEleg1.1, whole genome shotgun sequence harbors:
- the LOC124156198 gene encoding uncharacterized protein LOC124156198 isoform X1 has protein sequence MLNRQFCCHMSYLWLSMLITLTTLHQSLVQSGQVNGSKGTVSEGKDTGRWLRNQFEHLGDQYSDDGSDTSERKTRLPRQTAAKDLERAVKLRQRQEYLRESRENFRDVVLRVLHAFLSASNQKLKQAREDEMGRRSAAAIAAAREAAVQASPYLRESLRAAGGDAGSSLVSLPGPHAVLKCDCGKELAVLPVTVVDRSAASRVHVSEDSGTLKGAQTYKEKSTETTLVKPAASIKNDSKESDSSLLGSAKMPSVVQVSEGGDKLREVKRPTTVSTGLGKDISGIGAVTASSDFGGKTLRALQREEMLRNVGHTSGEVAAEVLERMSARVGTAVSHLLLGH, from the exons ATGTTGAATA GACAATTCTGCTGCCATATGTCTTACCTATGGCTGTCAATGCTAATCACTTTGACCACTCTTCACCAG AGTTTAGTTCAAAGCGGGCAGGTCAATGGATCGAAAGGCACCGTCTCAGAAGGCAAGGACACTGGCAGATGGCTCAGGAACCAGTTCGAGCACCTGGGAGATCAGTATTCCGATGATGGCAGTGATACTTCCGAGAGAAAGACCAGGCTCCCGAGGCAGACTGCTGCCAAAGACCTCGAGAGGGCGGTGAAACTAAGGCAGAGGCAGGAGTATCTTCGGGAGTCGCGCGAGAATTTTCGTGATGTGGTCCTTCGAGTCCTCCACGCCTTCCTCTCCGCGTCCAACCAGAAGCTCAAACAGGCGAGGGAGGACGAAATGGGCCGGAGGAGCGCCGCAGCGATCGCAGCTGCGAGAGAAGCCGCAGTCCAGGCGTCCCCGTACCTCAGGGAGAGTCTGAGAGCGGCCGGCGGGGATGCAGGCTCGTCTTTGGTTTCGCTTCCTGGTCCTCACGCGGTCCTCAAGTGTGACTGCGGAAAGGAATTAGCCGTGCTTCCCGTGACTGTCGTGGATAGGTCAGCTGCGTCGCGCGTTCATGTCTCCGAAGACAGTGGAACGCTAAAGGGAGCGCAGACTTATAAGGAGAAATCCACCGAGACAACTTTGGTCAAACCAGCTGCATCGATTAAGAACGATTCTAAAGAAAGCGATTCTAGCCTCCTGGGTTCCGCTAAAATGCCCTCGGTCGTTCAAGTCTCCGAAGGAGGTGATAAGCTGAGGGAGGTAAAGAGGCCAACGACGGTGTCCACGGGGCTCGGAAAGGATATCTCCGGGATTGGAGCTGTGACAGCGTCCAGTGATTTTGGAGGGAAGACCCTGAGGGCACTCCAGAGGGAGGAGATGTTGAGGAACGTGGGTCATACCTCTGGGGAGGTGGCGGCGGAGGTCCTCGAGCGAATGTCGGCCAGAGTTGGCACAGCCGTTTCTCACCTATTGCTAGGGCACTGA
- the LOC124156198 gene encoding uncharacterized protein LOC124156198 isoform X2: MSYLWLSMLITLTTLHQSLVQSGQVNGSKGTVSEGKDTGRWLRNQFEHLGDQYSDDGSDTSERKTRLPRQTAAKDLERAVKLRQRQEYLRESRENFRDVVLRVLHAFLSASNQKLKQAREDEMGRRSAAAIAAAREAAVQASPYLRESLRAAGGDAGSSLVSLPGPHAVLKCDCGKELAVLPVTVVDRSAASRVHVSEDSGTLKGAQTYKEKSTETTLVKPAASIKNDSKESDSSLLGSAKMPSVVQVSEGGDKLREVKRPTTVSTGLGKDISGIGAVTASSDFGGKTLRALQREEMLRNVGHTSGEVAAEVLERMSARVGTAVSHLLLGH, encoded by the exons ATGTCTTACCTATGGCTGTCAATGCTAATCACTTTGACCACTCTTCACCAG AGTTTAGTTCAAAGCGGGCAGGTCAATGGATCGAAAGGCACCGTCTCAGAAGGCAAGGACACTGGCAGATGGCTCAGGAACCAGTTCGAGCACCTGGGAGATCAGTATTCCGATGATGGCAGTGATACTTCCGAGAGAAAGACCAGGCTCCCGAGGCAGACTGCTGCCAAAGACCTCGAGAGGGCGGTGAAACTAAGGCAGAGGCAGGAGTATCTTCGGGAGTCGCGCGAGAATTTTCGTGATGTGGTCCTTCGAGTCCTCCACGCCTTCCTCTCCGCGTCCAACCAGAAGCTCAAACAGGCGAGGGAGGACGAAATGGGCCGGAGGAGCGCCGCAGCGATCGCAGCTGCGAGAGAAGCCGCAGTCCAGGCGTCCCCGTACCTCAGGGAGAGTCTGAGAGCGGCCGGCGGGGATGCAGGCTCGTCTTTGGTTTCGCTTCCTGGTCCTCACGCGGTCCTCAAGTGTGACTGCGGAAAGGAATTAGCCGTGCTTCCCGTGACTGTCGTGGATAGGTCAGCTGCGTCGCGCGTTCATGTCTCCGAAGACAGTGGAACGCTAAAGGGAGCGCAGACTTATAAGGAGAAATCCACCGAGACAACTTTGGTCAAACCAGCTGCATCGATTAAGAACGATTCTAAAGAAAGCGATTCTAGCCTCCTGGGTTCCGCTAAAATGCCCTCGGTCGTTCAAGTCTCCGAAGGAGGTGATAAGCTGAGGGAGGTAAAGAGGCCAACGACGGTGTCCACGGGGCTCGGAAAGGATATCTCCGGGATTGGAGCTGTGACAGCGTCCAGTGATTTTGGAGGGAAGACCCTGAGGGCACTCCAGAGGGAGGAGATGTTGAGGAACGTGGGTCATACCTCTGGGGAGGTGGCGGCGGAGGTCCTCGAGCGAATGTCGGCCAGAGTTGGCACAGCCGTTTCTCACCTATTGCTAGGGCACTGA